Within the Mustela lutreola isolate mMusLut2 chromosome 2, mMusLut2.pri, whole genome shotgun sequence genome, the region AACCCGCAGTTAAGACGCGAAAAGCCAGGGCCGCCCGCCGCCCGATTCCTCCCGGGACTCGCGCCCCGCCACCAACTTCGCCCGCACCTGCCTACCGCGCGGCAACCCCCCCTTCCCCGGCGCGCTCACCTTGCTCCGCGACGCGCGGGCGCTGGCGGCCGGCGGCGCCCGTCCGGGCCTGTCCCCGCGGGGCAGCGCGAGCGCTCCGAGGCGGGTGCGCTCCAGGCGGCCTCGCGCTGCCGCCTCTTCCTCTAGCAGCCCCTGCACGCGGCCGCGGGTCAGGCGGCCGCCGGCGCCGCCGCTGCCCCCGAGGTAGCGCACGACTTCCCGCAGGCTCACGGGCCGCGCCGGGCCGCCGGCCCGCGCCGCGCCCCCCTCCGGCGGCTGCTgtggctgcggcggcggcggcggctgctgctgctgtggcgGCGCCGGCGGctgtggcggcggcggcagcggcggctcCCGGGCGGCGACGGCGGGCGGGGGGGCGCGGCGCGGGCCGGCCGGGGGCGCCACTGCCGGAGGAgcggcgggcgcgggcggcggcgcggCCAGGGGCGCGGCCCGCTGCGCGCGGGGGCCCGGCTGCGCGGGGCCGGGCGAGGGGGGCGCtgtggcggcggcagcggcggccgcGCGGGGCGCCCGGGCCGGGGCGGTGGCGGCGACGGGCGCGGGCGGTGGCGGCGGGGCGGGCGTgggcggcggcgcggcggcggcggcggcggggccccCGCGGGGGGCGcgcggcggggccggcggggtGGCTCCGCGCCGGGGCGGCTGGACGCGCGCCGCGTTGCGGTACGAGATGCTCCCCTTGTAGCTGACCCGGAGCACGGCGCGCTGCTGGATCAGTTTCTCGAGCTCGGCGCGCGTGCGCTCCGGCTCCGGGCCGTGCCGCCGCCGCACCATCCGGCAGATGCGCTCCAGGTCCGGCCGCGCCTTGCGCGAGCGCAGCGAGTCGATGGTGTCCAGGATCCACTCTTGGTAGTGCGGGGAAGCGGCGGACGACGAGGCAGCGGCCGCCGTGGTGGCGGCCGCCGCCGTCTCCGGCGGGGGTAGGGCCGGGGGCCCCGCCATGCCTCCCGCCCGGCCCGGCTGCACCGTGCGCGCTGCCTCCCTCCCAGCGCGGCGCCCCCCTCCCCGGCTCCCCTCCCTCCGCCGCTGCCCGCCTCCTCCGCCTCCCCCCCCGGGGGGCGCAGCGCCTCGGCGGAGCGGCGGCGGCGCTGCTgtttctttgcaaaaaaaaaaaaaaaaaaaagcgagagagagggagcgcgagagagaaaaaacagtgagaaagaaaagaggaaaaaatatgcacacactcactcactcgcacgcacgcacacacagaccCGCTTCTGCTGGGCGCGCGCGGGGCCGGGGATgcgaggagggaggaggggagcgCGGCGCGGCCGgcccctccccgccgccgccgccgccgcacgcGCGCCCTGCGCCCGGGACACTCCggccccccttccttccctccctccctcctccccgccgcccgccttcctccctcccacccccacgcgCCCGCTTTTAAGGTGGAGCCCgggccccccgcccgccccctttACCCTGCGCTCTCGCTCACTCTGGCTCGCTCCGGCCCCCCCTTACAACTCCCGCGCGCTTTTTAAGGAGGCGCCGTGGAGTTGgcgccggggcgggggcgggggaaagcggcgggcgggggagggggaggggagcgccggggggaggggagagggggcgggcggggcgggcgggcggcgctcGGCCGCCCTCCAGCCATTGGGCGCGGGACCCAGACGTCCCCGGCGCCCAGCCCCCCTCTCCACGCCTCCCCGGCGCGCTCCGCTCTCGGGACCGCACTTACCGGGAACTCGCCGCCCGCGGGCCGGGCCGCTGCGCTCGCCAGGCGCCGCGGGGATCCTCGGACTGTCGCCGCCCCCGCGCCCCAACGGCGCGCTTGGCCCTGCGCTCCGCGCGGAGGATGCGGGGAGGGGGCGCGCACGGTCTCCCCCACCCTTTGCCCGCCCCCCCCGCCAgggccgcccccgccgccgctcGGCCTCCCGGCGCGCCGGCCCCAGCGTCTCCCTAGAGCGCCCTCTCGGCCGAGGGCTGGACGCCGAGGGGGCGCGCCGCAGAGTGGGGACCCTGAGTCCAGGGTCAAAGGGCAGTTTGGCGCCCCCTTCTCCTGCGGGGCGGGGTAGTGGCTGAATTCTGGCCAAACCCGGTTTTACAAGGACTCTAGGCCAGATCCTGATCAGCCTGGACGTTGGGGTCCGAAATTCTCTTTCCAAACCCCTGGGGGTATGTGGGCGGGTGACCGAAGTCGGGAACACTACcgacacttttttttaaacaaaactttattGGTAATAGTTTTCAAATATGTTTACAACAGCACACTGTTCAAGAGGAAGTCGCGTCCTTCGCAGCACACAGGTTGAATTGCCCCGTGCCCACCCggggccccaccccaggcctgagAGCTCCTCCTGGATGGGGAGAAGTTATGAGAGGGACAAATATGGGGATGAATGGGGTGGTTCCCCacttttaagagagaaaaaagcacAAATTGGTGGGGGAGAAAGGGTGATGGACAGCTGACAGCTAAGCAGAGGAGGAGCGCCCAGGATGGGAGGAGAGGGCGGAGGCTGCTGGGTGAATAAAACAGGCAGCCCCTCCCCAGAAACCCTGGCCTTGAACCCGGGGCCAAGAGCGGGAGGAGGGCTTTGCCTTCTTTTGCGGGAGTTGCcttcccaactgagcagagaggagGCTGGGCATTAAAATCTAGCTGAGAGTAAAATCAGAGTTTGGGGGTACTGCTGGTGGGAGGAAAGATCTGGGCTTGGGGCTCCCCTTCTATCTTTTTGGGGGACAACTCCTTtttggcagggagggggcagctgCTTTCTAGGTCTTGGCCGAAGCCCAAAGGTGAAGAAAGGTCTGTTGGGACCGAAGGGGACAGGGGCTTACTTCCAGGCTTGCCAGGGGAACCCCCAAGGTAGGGGGGAGGTGgacagaggagcagaggagatTAGCAGCTTGGGGCGGAGGTCTGGACCCCAGCTCCTTCCTTTACAAATTCAGTCTGCTTCCCAGCCTTGTTAAAATGGATTTGGGAAGGGGGAAGTATGGGAAGGGTAGGGGAAGAAAGTGGGGAGGCACTGGTGGAACTTAAATaagattatacttttttttttttttaaattctagcaaGCAGCCCACCCAACAGGTTACTAAAATCTCTCCTTTCCAGGCATGACTGCTCTGAAGAGAAGGCTGGCCTTTCCTTCATTTGCCCTTAGTGGGTGATGCCTGTGGTTTGGGGAGGTGGGGATGGAGTTAAGTTTGGGCCCCTCTTTCCACACCCTGTCCCTGAATACACCAGCAAGACTTGGTCTGACTGGAACATAGATACTCATTTAAAACAGGCAGAAGTGGGCTGGGTCAGGGGcttctggggagggggaaggcaaaagcggtggggaggggcaggagggtgaGGGATTGAGGGAGAGCAGCTGGTGTTTCCATTCCTCTGAATATCTGGCTTCTTGCTCCCCCTAccctggagggtggggtggggatgaaaTTAGATGCAAGGAACTCTGGGGCCTTCTGGCTGTTCAAtccaaccctcccacccccccaccaaaaaaaaaaaaaaaaaaaaagagagagaaagaaagaaaacccatggGGGCACAGGCACACCCCTAAAACTCAGTAAACTCCTTGCCACACTTCTCATTGATGGAGACTCGGATCTCTTCCTCCTCATAGTCATCAAAATTACTCGTGTCCCCAGGGCCTTTAAACTTTGGTATGAAGGGAGCTTCCACCTGGAGAGGGGTCAAGAACCACTCAGACCTCAGTAGTCAACATAATTATCCTTAcaacaataaatgtaaatggactaacaTTCATGAGATAATTTACTATGACCCAGGTCTCAGCTTAACATTAGGATGTCAACTCACCTTGATGACCTAAGAATCTCATTATACCTAGCTCGCCAGAGGGATGTCTCATGCTCAAGGTCATAGAGTGGCCAAATGATCCCACTTCTAGACCCCACTGCTCTAAGTCCCCTCAGCTGGACTGGCTCAGAGCCTGTGGCCCATTTTCAGATGTCACTTCCCTTTCCATCTCTCCACCAGTTGCCCTCCCTGGCTCAAGGCCTCCTCTCAAAACCCTCTGCACCCGCTGGGAAGAGGGGCGGCATGGGGAAGAGGTGGCCCACCTTCCTCTGGTAGATGGCGATCCAGTCAGTTGTGGCAAACCACTTGTGGTTCTTGATATCGTTAACCCCATTCTTGAGGTTCCCAAAGCGTTTGGTGAGGTCCACCTGCAGCAGGTTCCGCAGCAGATCCTTCAGGTCAGAGCTGAAGTGGGATGGGAACCGCACCTGGAGAGGGGGTTAACAAGGACAGGGTGGGGGACTTGCCTGGAGTCGAGAAATCCCAGAATGCTGCCTTTGCCACCTAACAGTCCTACTGGGTGGAGAACCTTTAAATTGAATGTGCTTTAGGATCCCATTAAAAAAgcttgtgtgtgttggggggtgcctgggtggctcagtcagttaagcaactgccttcagctcatttcatgatcccaagttcctgggactgagctccaggttgggctccttgctcacagcaggaggtctgcttctccctttccttctacctgctgctccctctgcttgtgctctcaatctctgtcaaataaataaaatcttggggcgcctgggtggctcagtgggttaaagcctttgcctttggctcaggtcatgatcccagggtcctgggatcgagacccgaattgggctctctgctcagcggggagtctgcttccccttctctctctgcctgcctctctgcctacttgtgatctcttgtctgtcaaataaataaataaagactttaaaaaaaaaaaaaaaagcttgttggGGCCATCTGAGAACCTGTGCCTAGCCTGTTCCTCGGCCATGCTGATGCTGTTGGACTGGGGGCCACTTGGGAACTGCTGCTCTAAGGTAAACGCTCCGATGGTTCCCAtttcagagaagaggagagaggctcGGATGTGTTGAACAGCTTGTTTAGGGTCACACAGAGGAGTGGGACAAGGGGGCTTTCACCTTGGGTCTGCTGGACTTCAGAACTTGCATTCTTAGCTACTGCTTCCTAAGGCAGCTCTGCCAGGGTCAGGGGACTTCTGAAATATTCATGGTTATG harbors:
- the SAMD1 gene encoding sterile alpha motif domain-containing protein 1, with product MAGPPALPPPETAAAATTAAAASSSAASPHYQEWILDTIDSLRSRKARPDLERICRMVRRRHGPEPERTRAELEKLIQQRAVLRVSYKGSISYRNAARVQPPRRGATPPAPPRAPRGGPAAAAAAPPPTPAPPPPPAPVAATAPARAPRAAAAAAATAPPSPGPAQPGPRAQRAAPLAAPPPAPAAPPAVAPPAGPRRAPPPAVAAREPPLPPPPQPPAPPQQQQPPPPPQPQQPPEGGAARAGGPARPVSLREVVRYLGGSGGAGGRLTRGRVQGLLEEEAAARGRLERTRLGALALPRGDRPGRAPPAASARASRSKRGGEERVLEKEEEEEDEEEEDDEDDVSEGSEVPEGDRPAGAQHHQLNGERGPQSAKERVKEWTPCGPHQGQDESRGPAPGSGTRQVFSMAAMNKEGGSASAATGPDSPSPVPLPPGKPALPGADGTPFGCPSGRKEKPADPVEWTVMDVVEYFTEAGFPEQATAFQEQEIDGKSLLLMQRTDVLTGLSIRLGPALKIYEHHIKVLQQGHFEDDDPDGFLG